A window of the Callospermophilus lateralis isolate mCalLat2 chromosome 7, mCalLat2.hap1, whole genome shotgun sequence genome harbors these coding sequences:
- the Apcs gene encoding serum amyloid P-component — protein sequence MDRLLFWVSVLISLQGTFAQTDLRGKAFVFPRESSSDHVNLIAEVKKPLQNLTLCLRAYSDLSRAYSLFSYNAQGKDNELLIYKEKAGQYNLYIGRSKVTAKVVEDPLAPVHLCTSWESSTGIAEFWINGKPLVKKGLKQGYSVEAHPKIVLGQEQDSYGGSFDKSQSFVGEIADLYLWDTVLSPEEIQLVYQDSPPSPNILNWRDLNYEVNGYVVTKPRVWDSKTSPGVSPRGGKFSTKPSSSSLHNSQRDRLEYGISSQTSEILGWKDPGSFKNWLSLSDVCSVSLLCLHQRSTTR from the exons ATGGACAGGCTGCTGTTTTGGGTCTCTGTCCTCATCAGCCTCCAGGGAACCTTCGCTCAGACAG ACCTCAGAGGAAAGGCATTTGTGTTCCCTAGAGAATCTTCTTCTGACCATGTGAATCTGATTGCGGAGGTGAAGAAGCCTCTGCAGAACCTCACCTTGTGTTTGCGAGCCTACAGCGACCTTTCCCGGGCCTACAGCCTCTTCTCCTACAATGCTCAGGGTAAGGACAACGAGCTACTgatctataaagaaaaagctggACAGTATAATCTATACATCGGACGGAGCAAAGTCACAGCCAAGGTTGTCGAAGACCCCCTAGCCCCGGTCCACCTCTGTACCAGCTGGGAGTCCTCCACGGGCATTGCCGAGTTTTGGATCAATGGAAAACCTCTGGTGAAAAAGGGTTTGAAGCAGGGATACTCGGTGGAAGCCCACCCCAAGATTGTCCTGGGACAGGAGCAAGATTCCTATGGAGGCAGTTTTGATAAGAGCCAGTCCTTTGTGGGAGAGATCGCAGATTTATACTTGTGGGACACGGTGCTGTCCCCAGAAGAGATCCAGCTTGTATATCAGGATTCCCCTCCCAGTCCGAATATCCTGAACTGGAGAGATCTGAACTATGAAGTGAATGGCTATGTTGTCACCAAGCCCCGAGTCTG GGACTCTAAAACATCTCCAGGTGTGTCACCAAGAGGAGGAAAATTTAG CACCAAACCATCGTCCAGTTCCCTCCACAATTCACAAAGAGATCGTCTAGAGTACGGAATATCTTCACAGACTTCTGAGATCCTAGGCTGGAAAGACCCAGGTTCTTTTAAGAACTGGCTCTCTCTTTCTGATGTCTGTTCTGTGTCTTTGCTATGTCTGCATCAAAGAAGTACGACTCGTTGA